In Gadus macrocephalus chromosome 11, ASM3116895v1, a single genomic region encodes these proteins:
- the LOC132467240 gene encoding uncharacterized protein LOC132467240 isoform X1, with amino-acid sequence MSCCAVGCQNRNSVNSDLKFYRIPSDNNSFNANRRRRWLQAIRRSDWNKDLIKNARLCSSHFISGEVSMDFNSPDFVPSVFSFATQCEIDKGDTKLERFKRKRKREETIHRPPDDVQRSKEASDEASGACLSSDDCRMEPGADQCTEATVPKVLHDDLKHKYSQLSTECVNLRLEIDKLKTENEELKATLMNTQFSFSSIKSKAVQVLFFTGLTSVLFEWLSHKLKNSVEVVRGSMNLKDHLLIVLMKLRLGLCNKDIAFRFNVTESDISNILRSWLPVMSATLKPLIKWPSKHAVLKNMPKCFKPKYKHCRCIIDCTEIFINRPTNLTSRAQTYSNYKSHNTIKYLIGMSPSGAISFLSAGWGGRVSDKQITAESGFYDLLEHNDEILADQGFTIRDELATRGATLRIPHFTKGKKQLSAQEVDISRRLSNVRIHIERIIGRWKNFKILTTIIPLTQVDLLDDIVIVCGALTNLCKCIVPK; translated from the exons atgTCGTGTTGTGCCGTGGGATGCCAGAATCGTAATTCTGTAAACAGTGACCTGAAGTTTTACAGAATACCATCAGATAACAACTCGTTTAATGCCAACCGCAGACGTCGTTGGTTACAAGCTATCAGAAGATCCGATTGGAACAAAGACCTTATTAAAAATGCCAGGCTTTGCAGTTCACACTTCATATCAG GAGAGGTCTCCATGGACTTCAATAGTCCAGACTTTGTACCTTCTGTCTTTTCCTTCGCAACCCAGTGTGAAATAGACAAAGGAGATACAAAACTTGAGAG ATTtaagaggaaaagaaaaagggAAGAAACCATCCACAGACCACCAGATGATGTACAGCGGTCCAAAGAAGCTAGTGATGAGGCTTCTGGAGCTTGCCTGTCCTCAGATGACTGCAGAATGGAGCCTGGTGCTGATCAATGCACTG AAGCCACAGTCCCAAAGGTTCTCCATGATGATCTGAAACACAAGTACAGCCAACTTTCTACAGAGTGTGTCAATCTGCGTTTGGAGATCGACAAACTGAAAACTGAGAATGAGGAACTAAAGGCAACACTCATGAATACACAATTTTCCTTTAGCTCTATCAAGAGTAAAGCAGTGCAGGTTCTGTTTTTCACAGGGCTGACCAGTGTCTTATTTGAGTGGTTGAGTCACAAACTTAAAAACAGTGTAGAGGTTGTGCGTGGCTCTATGAACCTGAAGGATCATCTATTGATCGTCCTAATGAAACTTAGACTAGGGCTCTGCAACAAGGATATTGCTTTCAGATTTAATGTCACAGAAAGTGACATTTCAAACATTTTGAGAAGTTGGCTCCCTGTTATGTCTGCGACTTTAAAGCCTCTCATAAAGTGGCCAAGCAAGCATGCAGTATTAAAGAATATGCCAAAATGTTTTAAACCTAAATATAAACATTGCAGGTGCATTATTGACTGTACAGAAATTTTTATCAATAGACCCACAAATTTAACCTCCAGAGCCCAGACGTACTCGAATTATAAAAGCCACAACACTATTAAATATTTGATTGGCATGTCACCTTCAGGAGCCATTTCTTTTCTGTCGGCAGGTTGGGGTGGGCGAGTTTCAGACAAACAAATTACAGCTGAGTCTGGATTTTATGACCTTCTAGAGCATAATGATGAGATACTAGCAGATCAGGGTTTTACCATCAGAGATGAGCTTGCCACACGTGGTGCCACACTTAGGATCCCTCACTTTACCAAAGGTAAAAAGCAGCTCTCTGCTCAAGAAGTGGACATATCAAGGCGTTTGTCTAATGTGAGAATACACATTGAACGAATAATAGGTAGATGGAAAAATTTTAAAATTCTGACAACTATTATTCCACTCACACAGGTTGACCTGTTAGATGATATAGTGATTGTTTGTGGAGCACTAACAAACCTTTGTAAATGTATAGTCCCAAAATAG
- the LOC132467240 gene encoding uncharacterized protein LOC132467240 isoform X2 translates to MSCCAVGCQNRNSVNSDLKFYRIPSDNNSFNANRRRRWLQAIRRSDWNKDLIKNARLCSSHFISGEVSMDFNSPDFVPSVFSFATQCEIDKGDTKLERFKRKRKREETIHRPPDDVQRSKEASDEASGACLSSDDCRMEPGADQCTGKSL, encoded by the exons atgTCGTGTTGTGCCGTGGGATGCCAGAATCGTAATTCTGTAAACAGTGACCTGAAGTTTTACAGAATACCATCAGATAACAACTCGTTTAATGCCAACCGCAGACGTCGTTGGTTACAAGCTATCAGAAGATCCGATTGGAACAAAGACCTTATTAAAAATGCCAGGCTTTGCAGTTCACACTTCATATCAG GAGAGGTCTCCATGGACTTCAATAGTCCAGACTTTGTACCTTCTGTCTTTTCCTTCGCAACCCAGTGTGAAATAGACAAAGGAGATACAAAACTTGAGAG ATTtaagaggaaaagaaaaagggAAGAAACCATCCACAGACCACCAGATGATGTACAGCGGTCCAAAGAAGCTAGTGATGAGGCTTCTGGAGCTTGCCTGTCCTCAGATGACTGCAGAATGGAGCCTGGTGCTGATCAATGCACTGGTAAGAGCTTATAA
- the LOC132467815 gene encoding natterin-3-like: MRHFLPFLLLLLQLCSCDGFLKPELEEVVPSLDAHSTASPREMDPGPGVPEGPPLFGENVNLQWVTWEGVLPNGTVSIFNDYAGRTDYVCKVNCEAGFYNPSMGNFCLYPYSDQEYTSTKFQVLVNVDHFEFLEWKEDSYGSVPQHAIRTCHGVDIFVGKNKYGLGKVVSLHEAFFLPWEGDEYWYKKYQVLSINRDAYSQHISHVRYAIDQMELFHHPPEALQLAKVTNLECTSVEKRVSLEKSSSTRKTWDIGRQTRNGSVSTMKAQVPLLGPGTLDFTKEQTVSFSEGTSLEETLDHEVAVELLVPPNHSCTVRMEGRKMTADLPFTARLSRTNPRGETRWTSVTGTYDGVQVGEISAVVERCQLVADVVPCAPHPQ, translated from the exons ATGAGGCACTTTCTTCCCTTCCTGTTGTTGCTGCTCCAGCTATGCAGCTGTG ACGGTTTCCTGAAGCCAGAGCTGGAGGAGGTCGTCCCCTCTCTGGACGCCCACAGCACCGCCTCCCCCCGGGAGATGGACCCCGGGCCGGGGGTCCCCGAGGGGCCCCCGCTGTTTGGGGAGAACGTGAACCTCCAGTGGGTGACCTGGGAAGGGGTCCTCCCCAATGGCACGGTGAGCATCTTCAACGACTACGCTGGGCGAACGGACTACGTGTGTAAAGTCAACTGCGAGGCGGGCTTCTACAACCCCAGCATGGGGAACTTCTGCCTGTACCCCTACTCCGACCAGGAGTACACCTCCACCAAGTTCCAGGTCCTGGTCAACGTGGACCACTTTGAGTTCCTGGAGTGGAAGGAGGACTCGTACGGTTCCGTCCCTCAGCATGCCATTCGGACCTGCCACGGGGTGGACATCTTCGTGGGAAAGAACAAGTACGGTCTGGGCAAGGTGGTGAGCCTGCACGAGGCCTTCTTCCTGCCCTGGGAGGGGGACGAGTACTGGTACAAGAAGTACCAGGTGCTGAGCATCAACCGGGACGCCTACAGCCAGCACATCTCCCACGTGCGCTACGCCATCGACCAGATGGAgctcttccaccacccccccgAGGCACTGCAGCTGGCCAAGGTCACAAACCTGGAGTGCACCAGTGTGGAGAAGAGAGTGTCCCTTGAGAAGAGCAGCAGCACCCGGAAGACCTGGGACATCGGCCGTCAGACGCGCAACGGATCTGTGTCCACCATGAAGGCCCAGGTGCCCCTGCTGGGCCCCGGCACGCTGGACTTCACCAAGGAGCAGACGGTGAGCTTCTCTGAGGGCACTAGCCTGGAGGAGACCCTGGACCACGAGGTGGCGGTGGAGCTGCTGGTGCCTCCCAACCACTCGTGCACCGTGAGGATGGAGGGCCGCAAGATGACCGCCGACCTGCCCTTCACGGCGCGACTGAGCCGCACTAACCCCCGCGGGGAGACGCGCTGGACCTCGGTCACGGGCACCTACGACGGCGTGCAGGTGGGCGAGATCAGCGCGGTGGTGGAGCGGTGCCAGCTGGTTGCCGATGTGGTGCCCTGCGCCCCCCATCCGCAGTGA
- the LOC132467241 gene encoding uncharacterized protein LOC132467241, with amino-acid sequence MELSDTDSATESDAEAEDLPEPLVALYDANLRCLCKNQLQERSEETFEKLRKGLTNEQCVNLELTTKNQAQSQAWHTHRNGRITSTTLHRVYTVVTETAKLNLVKQVMHYNKQDLSHVPAVLWGRDMEDTARRQYTEIMKAQHSNFEVELCGLVVRPDKPHLGASPDGIANCTCCGKATLEIKCPYKYRDGLTGSSEDTQFCLDKALQLKKNHGYYHQVQLHMFVCNTQYCDFVVWTKQVVAINRITRDEEMLQAVLPKAEKFFKQSILPELLTRSMDPLMQSPTVCSHCQRPDFGMMIDCAKCKNHFHYTCARVRRKVVDWCCEQCKKKKVRMKCSSKQMI; translated from the coding sequence ATGGAGCTCAGTGACACAGATTCCGCAACAGAATCTGACGCAGAGGCCGAAGACCTCCCAGAGCCACTAGTAGCTCTGTATGATGCCAATCTGAGATGCCTCTGCAAAAATCAACTACAAGAGAGGAGTGAAGAGACTTTTGAAAAACTGAGGAAGGGGTTAACTAATGAGCAGTGTGTAAACCTTGAGCTTACAACAAAAAATCAGGCACAGTCTCAggcctggcacacacacagaaatggaaGGATAACAAGCACAACCCTACATCGTGTATACACTGTAGTAACCGAAACAGCTAAACTAAACCTTGTAAAACAGGTAATGcactacaataaacaagactTGTCCCATGTGCCAGCAGTACTTTGGGGAAGAGATATGGAGGACACAGCCAGAAGACAATACACAGAAATAATGAAAGCACAACATTCCAACTTTGAAGTGGAGCTTTGCGGTCTTGTTGTGCGGCCAGACAAACCACATCTTGGGGCATCGCCGGATGGAATAGCAAACTGTACCTGCTGTGGGAAAGCAACCCTAGAGATTAAGTGTCCATACAAATACCGTGATGGTCTTACAGGGAGTAGCGAGGACACACAGTTCTGCTTAGACAAAGCACTACAATTAAAGAAGAATCATGGATACTACCATCAAGTTCAGCTACACATGTTCGTATGCAACACCCAGTACTGCGACTTTGTGGTTTGGACAAAGCAAGTTGTTGCTATCAACCGCATCACCAGAGATGAAGAAATGCTACAAGCAGTCCTGCCTAAAGCTGAAAAGTTCTTCAAACAGAGTATTTTGCCTGAGCTGTTAACACGCAGCATGGATCCACTGATGCAGTCACCTACAGTCTGCTCACACTGTCAAAGGCCAGACTTTGGAATGATGATTGACTGTGCAAAGTGCAAGAACCATTTCCACTACACATGTGCCAGAGTAAGAAGAAAGGTTGTGGATTGGTGTTGTGaacagtgcaaaaaaaaaaaagtcagaatGAAATGTTCTTCGAAGCAAATGATTTAA